The genomic interval ACCCCTGCTTTATCAAACTCTTTGGTTGAGGACACTTTGCatccccctcttcctcctctgggtCACCAAGTGAAGAAGCTGTATGATTCTGAGTTCacaatttgtttgtttattactGCGGGAATGAGGGTGGAGCTGGTCTCTTTCTTGGTTTTAAGACCATTAGAGTTGATAGAGGGAGGGGAATAAAAAGAGAATCATGCAACCCAACTCATTTATGttacttcacaataaaagtggAATGCATTTTGACTGGCAGTATGAACTATAACTCTAGTTAGACAGATATTAAATAATGCCAAATGATTTTGTCTTGTATGTGAATTCTTTACATACTGTATTGATTCAAATTGAatattgaaaattgaattattTTGCCAAAGGTAGAAACGAAAcagtatatggagagaaaatcTACTGTTTCAGTTCAGTGAAAGACATGTACTGTTGTGCAAAAAAACCCAAATCCCCATTAATATATTTGCCTTATATTGCAAAAAGTGCCAAAGCAATTGCATTTATATATTGTATGCTGACTGCTATATACTGTAAGATTTGTGTCCGCTCTCATGTGTTTAATGTCAGACATTTTCCATTATTCTTTCACTATTGCTCTATGCAGCTTGCCAAACACAATTccaaagaataaaataaaggtGAACACAACTTGGTATGCTGTTTTAATGGGTGAATGAATCAAAGGATCAACTGTGAAATGTGAGAAATGTTTCTTCATAATTAAATCAAGCAACTTAATTTCAAGTCTTCACATCCCTAAAAAGAAGAATGTGTATCCCCCTATAACTTTGCTGGGAAATAGTAACCTTCTCCATATTCACCAAGGTTATTAGACATGATCTGAagcatatacaaaaaaaaaaaaacttgacggCCCCTCATAGAAGAGACTGTGCGTTATATGGTATACAGTCTACGTGTATACCCTTAGCACGACACTGCTGTAGAAAAATGTTTGACCACTAGATGTCCCTGTTCGCTCACCGCTTTGAGCTCGAGCTTAACTATTTCAAAATCAATGTCTGCATCCTGTCCTGAATGTCTCCAAGGTTTATTAAAACAACAGGAAACGTAAAATAAACTCTTTAATCTAAACTCTAAATTCGAAAACCACATTAAATATTCATAGACTGTAAGCAAATGTTTAGAGTTGAGGTGACAGCTATACGTGAAGCGTGTTGACGTGTGCACGCCTCACAGGTGGGTTCATTTAAAAGTTAATGAGCCTCCCTCGCTGTCTGACAAGAGAAAGCAGGTAACCTTGCGGAGGATGAGAGTCACCGTGATCCATCGGCGTCAAGTGTGAAATTAAATACAAATTGCACAATGTGTGATTCAGAACAGCAACAAGTAAGTCAGTATAATTTAGCtgctttttaatgtgtgaatgTTGTTGTATTGAGCGAGTTGCCGGTCTCAATTTGGGGCGTACAGGGCGTGCTAACAAGCTAAGCAGGTATTAATTGCATGCTAAATAAGCATATGGGTCTGATgttgtaaaataattttaaaaacttAATTTCAAGTCTACACATCTCCATCTCGCTTTGCTGAGATGGCTGTGAACATGGCTGTGGAAAACTTAAAAAGATTTAAGTGATTTTTCTAGACAGAAGTTAGCATTCTACTGCTTGTTTTTGAAGGTTTCTTATCAGTGTCTCTGGCTTCTTAGTAGTCATAAGATATTTTATTATTGGAGTTAATAGAGGGAGGGGAATAAAAGGAGAATCATGCAACCCAATTAatttatttcacaataaaattgGACTGCAGTTTGACTGGCAGTATGACGTGTAACTCTAGTTTGACAGATACAAAATGATGCCGAATGATTTTGTcatgtaggctatataaatccgcataaaaataaaaaaaaaaaaaataaaaagaagtggGATACTGTGATTTTTCTAGACAAATGTTAGCTTTTTCCTGTTTGATTATGAAGGTTTCTTCTTGgtgtctcttgtttttttttgtagtccTAATATATTTTAACCCAACAGGAGGCTGAAAAGGTGTCTCAGCCTCAGTGGCCTGAGAATGGAGGAGACTGGAGTGATGGGGAGGATGGAACGAATATGGACTGTGGGCTTCTGCAGGCCATGGctgaggaagatgaggagaTAAACGTCTACAATGAGGAGACGTTTGGAATGGGTCTGTAGTTGGGTTATTCCTTAACCAGTTCCATCATTTCCCAGCTggatatctaaaataaatatactCCTCATTGTTCTCAGATGGTGCAACAGTCCTGTACGCTCCTGAAGCAAGTGTACTGATGGAAAAACTGTTTCTACACTCGAACCCCAAAAAATGAGAAATTAAATTGCTTTTTTTGCTACAGCATACATGTGATCCGTAAATTACATGTCATGTGTTCTTTGAGCAAAAAATCTGAAACCAAGAGGGAAGATGATATATATTTGGTTTCATGATGGCACTTCCTTACCGTTGGTTCTGTCTATGTAGATGGAGATCTTCGATATAGCAATCAAATCTTGCATAAAGCAGTGACGTCAGCGTGGGCTGTGCAATATGTAGATataagactagatatcgtcttgaATTTTGGATATTGTGATGACACTTTTCCTGGCTTTAAAGcctgcgttacagtaaagtgatgtaattttctgaacttaccagactggtCTAGCTCttgtattatttgcctttacccacttagtcattatatccacattacttattatttatcaaaaatatcaTTGTTTAAAGCACCTGTTGTCAACCCCACAATATGGCCACAATGtcaatatttacatatttggtcaaaaatggtgtgacttgattttctccatatcgcccagctctatgtCAGCCTTCTATTGTAGACAGAGCAGATGTCACACTGAGCCAGACACCAGCCTGCTACACAACACAAGAGCCACAGACTTTAAACGGCAACCACATTAGCTTTCCTGCTAAAGTCTGATCTAACTTGCCAACATGAACACACATCTTGATCTACACCTTCAGTTGTTGAATGAGTAACTAAATAAACATTCACCGGGAAAAAGTTCACTGCGAAGGTCAGTTTGTGGGTTGGATAGCAAATTAGCTGCTCAGCTGCGTCGCATAAACGTACCTACAAACGTCACTTGGGTCCTGTTAGATGCTGGTGTGGCTCCAGCCAGCAGAGAAGAAAATTTGCATTTCTGATAATTCCCCGAATACCTagtcctccttttcttttttttaataataaacttaacaatacatgtaaaaacattgactaaaaaaaaaaaagatgactaaATGTTATTTCAGATGGACTGCTGATAATTTATATTTCTAAGCTTAACAATCTGTGATCTTTATTTATCCCAAAGAACATAAGTTGGTGTTTTTAccaggcccccaggaagtgcgCTGGGCTTTGAAGCTAATTGAACACAGCGGCCAGTGGAATTGCAACTCCTGGCCTGTCACATGATGCCCAAaaggacttttttttgtttttgtttgtttgtttttttcccccccatagATTTACATAGcgaaagacttttttttatttttttttagcagcacAATCCCTGCGAAATGACTCGTTTCACTATTAAAATGTAATCCATTCAGTCCAATAACATTTGGATAGTCTAGAAGAGCCCCacgattaaatcatttaatccccattcGAGTTAGCGGAGCGCTAAACCGGAAGTAGCTGACTCACTCTGCGGAGGTCTCAAGTGCGCCTGCTTTATGGGCCGCACAATGTGGAAGTAGTGCCGATTATCATTTAGTGTGAAAAGATGAAAGCTTCCTCAGATGGTATTTCTACATGTATCTGTATCGTAGATCTTGATGCACACAAGACCACAGAGGACCCCAGCAGCGGTCTCCTTCAGTTTCGGGAGCCACTGCCTCCACCATTAacaccaccacctccaccaGACCCCAAACCATCATCCTGCCACAGCTCCCCTCCCAGACAGAGGCCACAGTATCTGCCCCGGGCTCCCTCATGGCAGCGTGGCAGAGGTaggggacagagaggagggCTGGGCAGGGGGCAGATGTTTGAAGACCCAGCTGTGATGAGGATAGTGGAGGGGCGACCAAGCCTCAAGGTAATGCAGAATAATTGTCTGAAATGTGGGATTTGACAGCTCACCTCATTGCAGCTTGTCTTCATTTTGATCTTTGCTTTTTAAGAGTCTGGACAGTGCCATAGTGGACTGTGGAAATGCCGTGCACCAGAAAACATTTGAGGATGATGTAAGTCTGAACTTTTTTGTCACACTGTGTTAGCACTGCTAATGTTTGCTTTCATTgcttgatttttctttttctctttagtATATGGCACCCTCTTCCAGAAAGACTACAAGAATCTCAGGATCAATACTTCAGGTTAACATCACTAAACACATGTTAAAATGTGTGACAGTGGGTTACTTAAACAGTTTCTTAATTCTGTTTCTCAGGACAATGCTAtagtgtgtgtgattgatgGTCACAGAGGCAGAGGTCAGCACCTGACCTCCAACTTCGTGGATTTGCCGTATCCTGTCTCTCCCTTCAGGGACAGGAGAGGGGAACCCAGAGGATCCTACTCCAGAAGACCGTTTGGCCAAAGAAGCCCCTCTCAGGTAGAGGATTCATCTTACAacataatcatttattttaaaggaatagttagaCATTTTGGGTTTGAGAAGCTCGATACCCCATACCATGTTGTATCATGTTTGTTGAATCTGTCCATACAAAGCATGTGTAAATATGACACCGTGACTTCCTATAGTTTCATCTCTACTGTGAGGTTGTCAGGCAACCGGTGGAGACTCCACAAAATCACTACACCAGTCCAAGAGAGTCTGGCACTTAAGTCCCCTCCTTTTATGGGGATTACCCcaatttgtcatttgttttaatagattaaacaaactgggTATTGCGTGTTATTTGGTGAGCCTTAGAGGTGCTGGTGGATTTTGTTGTGGACAGAGCCAGGTTAGCTTTttgcagtctttatgctaagctaaccggctgcagGCTCCACCTACATATTTACtttacagacatgagagtgaatCCATCTTCTCGAATGAATATCAACCAAAAGGAAATGTACATTTAAACCAACATATTGTCTGTCAAATTCCCtcttttgaatgtatttttattttatttttttcttgcagATGCATGCATCCATTCTACCAGGATCACCCATCTTCTCACGTCAGCCGTTAACCCCACGGCAACATTACAATCAGGTTATTCAATAATAAATtagatctttttattttatttttttttatacatttaaagCAAATAGTAAATGTATTCATGAAGAGTTGAGTAAATCTGCTTGTTTCTGTCCTGACTCATGACGTTATTTTGTCCTGAGTCAGACAGGGGGTTTCAGGTTTCCCATGAACCAGCCTTGCCCCTCCACTCCTCAGTCTCTCACTCCTAAGATGATACAACTTCGCTTTGGTGCCAACTCACCAAGGCCGTCGTCCTTTTACAGCCCCTCGTCTAATCCATTGCAGCATTTCAGGTGTGTCATGAGCTTGTGTATTTCAGGAATGTTTGATCTGTACCCTGAAATATTTGTCAGCGAAGGTTTCGGAGTATTAAGTCTATTTATGACTTGGCAGTCTTGTTAACCTTGAGTGTATATAAAACTCTTCATTAACCTGACATTTATACATTCCCTGGCATTGTGTGTATTTACACAGTAAAGTTAGAGGAACGGGTAGCTGTACTTTCTGGAGTTAAAAGATGCAGTTGTACATAGCCAAAACAGATCCTTCATGTAAAGGATAAAGCAGAGTAGTAATTTTACTGGAGGCCTAAGCATAACCTACTTTGGCATGAAAGTACATGACGGATGATGTAGGCTATGCGCTCATCGTCTAAAAGTGCAAGTTAACAAAGCTTGACAGACTAATAGAaacctcttaaaaaaaaaactgtacaatacagtagggctgtgcaattaatcgaaattttaatcacaattatgattttggctcctaatgatcacaaaacagattaatcaaaagaaaaagaatattttgcacattacgttttgcaagtaaacacttttgtcttgtgttctgcaTGAGGAAAAAGTTCAAACGGcaaaagtattaagggaaatttcacagttcaagatGTTTTCACTGATTTgtttaactttctttttttttttttttaagtggaatAATTAAattctttccaaaagtcaatgaggaATAATGTTAAATAATCTGGATTTAAATATTGACCAAacaatcgtgattatgattttttttttttttttttttttccataatcaagcagcccttCAATAAAGTGGTTTATCCTGACTGTTGGATCTGTTATAGGGTAACGTATTTTTTTCAACCTCTCGAAACGCGAGATGAGAAAAATGCGTTCAGGTAGTCTGTTGTttcggagtaggctacagaaatgatAGGCTTctgtttaaaatattttcaatgtaatggctcaatatttaaattattttgacaGTTGGCAAAAaaaggtagttaccctttttaagTAGCAAATCTAGGCTGGTTTCAATACCCAACTTTCTCAGTTTTATCATGAGAAACAACAATGTTGTCATATATTGCAAGTCCTTTTTCAACTGTATGCATTGAGAAACATTTGGCATCTAGATAAATTGGgtgttagggctgcacgatatgaggagattatctaattgtgattattttgacacTGCAATTGCGATATTCTTGATCATATTTGCAttattttcattgaattttttttttttgtgatctgtaccaaacaaagctGTTTTCTTAAGTCTGTAGAATACAATTTGTAGGCtaggacgtctctgcagcacaacAATACTTAATTAAAAATggtattttgacatattttgccttttaaGTATTTCACCTCTTGCTGTTTAAATATTGCACTGGTCCATTTTGTGACTTTGAtcaattgtgcagccctaataggtGTCTTTACTCGGACTATGTTCATGTAACAGAGCACAACATCATTAACACGGAAATGGAGTGTTGAATGCACCTATGGTGCTTTTAAATGTGAAGTTGTCTGACCCACAGGTACCCAGGTCCTGTCACCCAGCTCCACCCACAACATAAACGACTACTTAGTCAAAAACGTGTATACCAAAGGTTGGGCTACATCTTTTAAAGATTCTCAACTTGTTTATTCATATTCAGCATGTTATGGAAAAGGTTATTCATAGAACAATATGACTGGTTTGTAGAAAACCAGAGGACTGGGATCCTTACTGTAATTTCATGACGGCCAAAGAGAAGGAGTGGATCACCAAGCTGCAGATGATTCAGCTGCAAAGTGAGAATCCATACCATGAGGACTACTATTACCAGGTAAGAAATCTTTGCTCTAGTGTCTTCATTATTCATTGTAGCTTTTAAGCCAAATACCCAACATTTGCTCATTTTACTATTTTATGTATGAGAAAAGCCAATTGAAAAGCCTGAGCATTTCATGGCTAGCATACTGAAACTTTGTCGTAGGAGTACTATCGACGAATAGAAGCTAAGATGGCAGAGGAAGAGCTTGGCATTAAGAGCAGGAGGGAGCCACCCAAGCTCACCACGCCTTACATCACGAAAACAGACGCTTACTCCCCAGGTTTTTCTCTCAACACCTTTTCATGCCACTGGACCACATTTTGCATTTGATTTATCTAGACTGGTTCCTGTTTTTCTTGCCCTAACTTTTTGTTTCTCTGAACATTCCTTTGACTATCCAGCCACCGCAGTTCATATTGGAGAAGACCTGAGTTGATAAAATGTTGATTTATTACCATGTGTTCAAAGCAATAAGCTTTATGCTTTATGAgcaactttttttaatttttttttattttcaggttAAATTATTCTATTTTCATG from Perca fluviatilis chromosome 21, GENO_Pfluv_1.0, whole genome shotgun sequence carries:
- the patl2 gene encoding protein PAT1 homolog 2, with protein sequence MCDSEQQQEAEKVSQPQWPENGGDWSDGEDGTNMDCGLLQAMAEEDEEINVYNEETFGMDLDAHKTTEDPSSGLLQFREPLPPPLTPPPPPDPKPSSCHSSPPRQRPQYLPRAPSWQRGRGRGQRGGLGRGQMFEDPAVMRIVEGRPSLKSLDSAIVDCGNAVHQKTFEDDYMAPSSRKTTRISGSILQDNAIVCVIDGHRGRGQHLTSNFVDLPYPVSPFRDRRGEPRGSYSRRPFGQRSPSQMHASILPGSPIFSRQPLTPRQHYNQTGGFRFPMNQPCPSTPQSLTPKMIQLRFGANSPRPSSFYSPSSNPLQHFRYPGPVTQLHPQHKRLLSQKRVYQRKPEDWDPYCNFMTAKEKEWITKLQMIQLQSENPYHEDYYYQEYYRRIEAKMAEEELGIKSRREPPKLTTPYITKTDAYSPVVHIEGSLGQVAVSTCYSPRRAISAVNAVQAQGPLEEQKCIRQQRLEVLGKIEKLFMVLLEVEETERMKTTVLSEAEERRLTEKSQEKVEHIYLELQHHNPLDSGVEFLPFLLVSKGKKLLARLLPFLKHDTRLKILSIVTSNLPTLMSRDPEEALPVLYPPLRNAIGGLTFSQLIGVLKDLTSSESLTTYESLTLTCQNKFGLSLLYALLSQGEKLLSSGVPLEPSIGDFEAWTDTIFQVAGQLSQCSLVEPLLLPSNLLTLFCRYLDKRTVHQLKSNIESTTGFLALAS